A genomic window from Flavobacterium johnsoniae includes:
- a CDS encoding glycosyltransferase, with translation MKFAIITHVNHIQQANNYFGYAPYVHEMNIWFKYVDEVIIVAPIKKGASTAIDSSYKHEKIDFIKVPDFSFTSFSRIFSSILKLPIIFWKVFFAMKDADHIHLRCPGNMGLIGCFVQILFPNKIKTAKYAGNWDSKSKQPFTYNLQKWILSNTFLTRNMQVLVYGNWKNQSKNIKPFFTATYSDSEKEVVAKTNLNSVINFVFVGSLVFGKNPLYAIKLVEKLAKKGKSVILNLYGEGAEKESLQNYIRKNNLHDFIFLHGNKNKEIIKIAYQKSHFVILPSKSEGWPKAIAEGMFWGCVPLATKISCVPFMLDFGNRGVLLEMDLNQDINQIENIISDENNFRNKSILAQNWSQYYTLEFFETEVKKLLLK, from the coding sequence ATGAAATTTGCAATAATTACACATGTCAATCATATTCAGCAAGCTAATAATTATTTTGGCTATGCTCCTTATGTTCATGAAATGAATATTTGGTTTAAGTATGTTGATGAGGTAATTATTGTCGCTCCAATAAAAAAAGGGGCATCAACCGCCATTGATAGTTCTTATAAACATGAGAAAATAGATTTTATAAAAGTACCCGATTTTAGCTTTACTAGTTTTAGCAGAATATTCAGTTCGATTTTGAAGTTGCCAATTATTTTTTGGAAAGTGTTTTTTGCAATGAAAGACGCAGATCACATACATTTACGTTGCCCAGGAAATATGGGATTAATTGGCTGTTTTGTCCAGATTTTGTTTCCTAATAAAATTAAAACCGCAAAATACGCCGGTAATTGGGATTCTAAAAGTAAACAGCCATTTACCTATAATCTACAAAAATGGATTTTAAGCAACACCTTTTTAACTCGAAATATGCAAGTGCTTGTTTATGGAAATTGGAAAAATCAATCTAAAAATATAAAACCATTTTTTACAGCAACTTATTCAGATTCAGAAAAAGAGGTTGTTGCTAAAACAAATTTAAATTCAGTAATTAATTTTGTCTTTGTTGGAAGTTTGGTTTTTGGCAAAAATCCTTTGTATGCAATAAAGCTAGTTGAAAAATTAGCAAAGAAAGGTAAATCGGTAATTTTAAATTTATACGGCGAGGGCGCAGAAAAAGAAAGTTTACAAAATTATATTCGAAAAAATAATTTGCACGATTTTATCTTCCTTCATGGAAATAAAAATAAAGAAATAATTAAGATTGCCTATCAGAAAAGTCATTTTGTGATTTTACCATCAAAAAGTGAAGGCTGGCCAAAAGCTATTGCGGAAGGAATGTTTTGGGGATGCGTTCCATTGGCAACAAAAATTTCATGTGTTCCTTTTATGCTTGATTTTGGAAATCGAGGTGTTTTATTAGAAATGGATTTAAATCAAGACATTAATCAAATTGAAAACATTATTTCTGATGAGAATAATTTTAGAAACAAAAGTATTCTCGCGCAAAACTGGTCTCAATATTATACTTTGGAATTTTTTGAAACCGAAGTAAAAAAACTTTTATTGAAATGA
- a CDS encoding glycosyltransferase family 2 protein, translating into MQFSLIICTYLRPEPLFKLLQSVRKQILYPNEILIIDGSTNNETQILLQENIFLNLKYFKVKDEDRGLTKQRNFGISKVNQDSEIVCFLDDDTILEENYLEEIIKTFQSDDAVGGVGGIAINENKWKPQINGIQYNKKKNYLFEGYFYPEGLRNVVRNYLGLASNLGPGKMPLYSHGRTCGFPLTGKTYEVDLLIGMSMSFRKTVFNEIKFSKFFEGYGLYEDADFSLRALKFGKNVVNTNARLSHFHDPSGRPNHYKYGKMVVRNGWYVWRIKNPNPNFKDFLKWHAITILLTFIRFSNVLTENDKKAALREAIGRTVGWWSLFFYKPNRKKLSALSKEKDI; encoded by the coding sequence ATGCAGTTTTCATTAATAATTTGTACATACTTACGACCAGAACCACTGTTTAAGTTACTTCAGTCTGTTCGAAAACAGATTTTATATCCCAATGAAATTTTAATAATTGACGGCTCAACAAACAATGAAACACAGATTCTTTTACAAGAAAATATTTTTCTAAATCTTAAATATTTTAAAGTAAAAGATGAAGATCGAGGTTTAACCAAACAACGTAATTTTGGAATTTCGAAAGTAAATCAAGATTCAGAAATTGTATGTTTTCTTGATGATGATACTATTTTGGAAGAAAATTATTTGGAAGAAATTATTAAAACATTTCAAAGCGATGATGCTGTTGGTGGAGTAGGCGGAATTGCAATCAACGAAAATAAATGGAAACCACAAATAAACGGTATTCAATACAACAAAAAGAAGAACTATTTATTTGAAGGATATTTTTACCCTGAAGGATTAAGAAACGTCGTTCGAAATTATCTTGGTCTCGCTTCTAATTTAGGACCAGGAAAAATGCCTTTATATTCGCATGGAAGAACTTGTGGGTTTCCTTTAACAGGCAAAACATACGAAGTTGATTTATTGATTGGAATGTCAATGTCTTTTAGAAAAACAGTTTTTAACGAGATTAAATTTTCTAAATTCTTCGAAGGTTATGGTTTATATGAAGATGCAGATTTTAGCTTGAGAGCCTTAAAATTTGGTAAAAATGTAGTGAATACAAATGCCCGATTAAGTCATTTTCATGATCCATCAGGAAGACCAAATCATTACAAATATGGCAAAATGGTTGTTCGAAATGGCTGGTATGTATGGAGGATTAAAAATCCGAACCCCAATTTTAAAGATTTCTTGAAGTGGCATGCTATAACTATTTTGTTAACCTTTATTAGATTTAGTAATGTGCTAACTGAAAATGATAAAAAGGCAGCTTTAAGAGAAGCAATAGGTAGAACTGTAGGCTGGTGGAGTTTATTTTTTTATAAACCAAATAGAAAAAAATTAAGCGCCTTATCTAAAGAAAAAGATATATGA
- a CDS encoding glycosyltransferase family 2 protein, translated as MIVVYHQNNKIVEVDFEGKNIPFSSKNIASNLFQLAEKYPQELIVWCLLDVKTNMNKEKFQEIFHHKKIAASYNLSTNPFLPETIGYIDESPMLNVKEKVSYPTWRLSGDIGGIYSEVLNALKNQVKKDSNFDYFLHSMAKLASLIGLLCYSEPLLVKDSSKKIETKKNNNFLIFRFVKHHYRARWTLLLFLDLLVYEKKFAIFPFIFSLGFKTRFLNENSLDNIKVRSTKRIIDKKTIDVIIPTIGRKTYLYDVLKDLSKQSHLPENVIIVEQNPDVNAVSELDFVTNENWPFTIKHTFTHQTGACNARNLALAEVASEWVFLNDDDNRFESDLIEKTFENIKNYGCSAVLTFYPISGQKLIERKVCQASIFGSGNSFFKATALETVKFNKSLEFGYGEDTEFGLQLRNAGFDVIYFPDLVINHLRAPMGGFRTKPILAWEDEIIQPKPSPTIMFFKLNNLTSQQLMGYKTVLFIKFYKVQQIKNPVKYFFNFQKQWKASIFWAEKLN; from the coding sequence ATGATTGTAGTTTATCATCAAAATAATAAAATTGTTGAAGTTGATTTTGAAGGAAAAAACATTCCGTTTTCCTCAAAAAATATTGCGTCAAATTTATTTCAATTAGCCGAAAAATATCCTCAAGAGCTTATTGTTTGGTGTCTGTTGGATGTGAAAACAAATATGAATAAAGAGAAATTTCAAGAAATTTTTCATCATAAAAAAATCGCGGCATCTTACAATTTATCTACAAATCCTTTTTTGCCAGAAACAATTGGTTATATAGACGAGTCGCCAATGCTGAATGTGAAAGAAAAGGTTAGTTATCCAACTTGGAGGTTAAGCGGAGACATTGGCGGAATTTATTCGGAAGTTTTAAATGCTTTAAAAAATCAAGTTAAAAAAGATTCAAATTTTGATTACTTTTTGCATTCAATGGCAAAATTGGCTTCGCTAATCGGGCTTTTGTGTTATTCGGAACCATTATTAGTTAAAGATTCTTCTAAGAAGATTGAAACTAAAAAGAATAATAATTTTTTAATTTTCCGCTTTGTAAAACACCATTACAGAGCGCGTTGGACTTTGCTGTTGTTTCTAGATCTATTAGTCTACGAAAAGAAATTCGCCATATTTCCATTTATCTTCAGTCTTGGTTTCAAGACACGGTTTCTAAATGAAAATTCATTAGATAATATTAAAGTACGGTCAACTAAGAGAATAATCGATAAAAAAACAATCGATGTTATTATTCCAACAATTGGAAGAAAAACTTATTTATACGATGTTTTAAAAGATCTATCAAAACAGAGTCATTTGCCAGAGAATGTTATCATAGTTGAACAAAATCCCGATGTAAATGCTGTTTCAGAATTGGATTTTGTAACTAACGAAAACTGGCCTTTTACTATAAAACATACTTTTACGCATCAAACAGGAGCTTGTAATGCTAGAAATTTAGCTTTAGCTGAAGTTGCAAGCGAATGGGTTTTTTTAAATGATGACGATAATCGATTTGAATCTGATTTAATAGAGAAAACATTTGAAAACATTAAGAATTACGGATGTTCTGCAGTGCTAACATTTTATCCTATTTCTGGACAAAAATTAATTGAAAGAAAAGTGTGTCAAGCATCTATTTTTGGGTCAGGAAATAGCTTTTTTAAAGCCACCGCATTAGAAACTGTTAAGTTCAACAAAAGTTTAGAATTTGGTTATGGTGAAGATACAGAATTTGGACTTCAGCTGCGTAATGCGGGTTTTGATGTCATTTATTTTCCCGATCTTGTCATTAATCATTTAAGAGCTCCGATGGGAGGTTTTCGCACCAAACCGATTTTAGCATGGGAAGATGAAATCATTCAGCCTAAACCTTCTCCGACAATAATGTTTTTTAAATTAAATAACCTTACTTCACAGCAATTGATGGGGTATAAAACGGTACTTTTTATAAAGTTTTATAAAGTACAGCAAATAAAAAATCCAGTAAAATATTTTTTTAACTTTCAAAAGCAATGGAAAGCTAGTATTTTCTGGGCAGAAAAATTAAACTAA
- a CDS encoding sugar transferase: MPTVSKMHFEISERKVLLYLFDAIFVFAALYFLSILFDYHYYVLDDGRYLKSFLLVAYIYIFGNIFEIYNLQTASNQFQILRSIVLTSITSITVYLLTPILSPELPKQRLIIIIFYFVVLSSLLLWRFFYVYFLASYRFVQNVVLICDQNEVEELVLGLENVDPHYKIIGFVNSDSLADQNLDFHYVKEIKKEDLELFVITHNVSEIVIASQKTDGITADLYQQLLHLLENGNIIREYTQVYESKTQRIPVQYIGRDFYRFFPFSRSNNNRLYLLLIRLMELFFSLFGLMICLVFIPIILIANYFANKGSLFYTQERIGKNGVVFKIYKFRTMTSNSETDGAVFAMHNDKRVTPFGKFMRKSRIDELPQFINVLKGDMAVIGPRPERPFFVEEIASVMPFYETRHVIKPGLTGWAQVNYSYGESIEESLIKLQYDLYYIKHRSVFLDLSITLKTITTVLFYRGQ; this comes from the coding sequence ATGCCTACAGTAAGCAAAATGCATTTCGAAATTTCAGAAAGAAAAGTTCTTCTTTATCTTTTTGACGCGATATTTGTTTTTGCCGCTCTTTATTTTCTGAGCATCCTATTCGACTATCATTATTATGTTTTAGATGACGGGAGATATTTAAAATCTTTTTTGTTAGTTGCTTATATTTATATTTTTGGAAATATCTTCGAAATTTATAATCTGCAAACTGCAAGTAATCAATTTCAGATTTTACGAAGCATTGTTTTAACCTCAATAACTTCGATAACAGTATATTTACTGACACCGATTTTATCGCCAGAACTTCCTAAACAGCGATTAATTATCATAATTTTCTATTTTGTTGTCTTGAGTTCTTTGTTATTGTGGCGATTTTTTTATGTGTATTTTCTAGCTTCTTATCGTTTTGTTCAAAATGTAGTTTTAATTTGCGACCAAAATGAGGTCGAAGAATTAGTTTTAGGACTCGAAAATGTCGATCCACATTATAAAATTATAGGTTTTGTAAACTCAGATTCCTTAGCAGATCAAAATTTAGATTTTCATTATGTAAAAGAAATAAAAAAAGAAGATTTAGAACTTTTTGTTATTACACATAATGTTTCAGAAATTGTTATTGCATCACAAAAAACAGACGGAATTACGGCAGACTTATATCAGCAACTGCTTCATTTATTAGAAAACGGAAATATAATTCGAGAATATACACAAGTTTACGAAAGTAAAACACAGCGAATTCCGGTACAATATATCGGACGAGATTTTTATCGTTTTTTTCCATTTAGCAGAAGCAACAATAACAGATTATATTTGTTATTGATTCGATTAATGGAGCTTTTCTTTTCTCTTTTCGGATTGATGATTTGCCTAGTTTTTATTCCAATAATTTTAATCGCCAACTACTTTGCAAATAAAGGAAGCCTTTTTTATACGCAAGAGCGAATTGGCAAAAACGGCGTTGTTTTCAAGATTTATAAATTTAGAACTATGACTTCAAATTCAGAAACTGATGGAGCAGTTTTTGCAATGCATAACGATAAAAGAGTTACTCCTTTTGGTAAATTTATGCGAAAATCTAGAATTGATGAACTTCCTCAGTTTATTAATGTTTTAAAAGGAGATATGGCCGTAATTGGGCCAAGACCTGAAAGACCTTTTTTTGTTGAAGAAATTGCAAGTGTAATGCCTTTTTATGAAACACGCCACGTAATCAAACCTGGACTTACAGGTTGGGCGCAGGTAAATTATTCTTACGGAGAATCGATAGAAGAAAGCTTGATAAAACTTCAATACGATTTATATTACATCAAACATAGAAGTGTGTTTCTAGATTTGAGTATTACTTTAAAAACGATTACAACTGTTTTGTTTTATCGCGGTCAATAA
- a CDS encoding O-antigen ligase family protein, translating to MKNTKFSYLALIIIHALIAMAVFVVPFLSKIYSALILIVGFIIVYQTKNRNNEVLLVAAYLVGAEVFLRMTGGNFNNEYVKFAVTFFMLMGMFYSNFSSIGLIYCFFLVLLVPAILMATAFSDPSTDIKKALFFNLSGPVCLAIAAIYTIKRNILFSDFQNILISMGLPVISTTVYLFLYNPSVKDVVTGTQSNFETSGGFGPNQVSTILGLGMFVFFSQLILFSKSKKLMILNASLLIFITYRGLVTFSRGGIITGVAMICCLLYFLYRNSNAKGRSKFVLIFAMTALMGVGVWTYSYFQTSGLIEKRYANKDALGREKKDRLGGREEIMGAEIKLFLNDPVLGVGVGLSKYKRLELMKEEAASHNEITRMLSEHGLFGILGFLILFVTPFILYVNNRQHLYFLSCFVFWLLTINHAAMRTAAPAFVYALCLLSVKIKIPEKIENANS from the coding sequence ATGAAAAATACAAAATTCAGCTACTTAGCCTTAATCATTATTCATGCTTTAATAGCGATGGCTGTTTTCGTTGTTCCTTTTCTGTCAAAAATATACAGTGCATTAATTCTTATTGTAGGTTTTATTATCGTTTACCAGACAAAAAATAGAAATAACGAAGTTTTATTGGTTGCCGCATATCTGGTTGGAGCTGAGGTTTTTTTGAGAATGACGGGAGGGAATTTTAATAATGAATATGTAAAATTCGCTGTAACTTTCTTTATGTTGATGGGAATGTTCTACAGCAATTTTTCTAGCATTGGATTAATTTATTGTTTTTTTCTGGTTTTATTAGTCCCAGCTATTTTAATGGCCACTGCTTTTTCAGATCCTTCTACAGACATAAAAAAAGCATTGTTTTTTAATTTATCGGGACCTGTGTGTTTGGCAATAGCAGCCATATACACAATTAAAAGAAATATATTGTTTTCTGATTTTCAAAATATATTAATTTCGATGGGCTTGCCTGTCATTTCAACTACAGTATATTTATTTTTATATAATCCTAGTGTTAAAGATGTTGTAACAGGTACGCAATCAAATTTTGAAACTTCTGGAGGTTTTGGTCCAAATCAGGTTTCGACTATTTTAGGTTTAGGAATGTTTGTGTTTTTTAGTCAGTTGATATTGTTTTCAAAGTCAAAAAAACTGATGATTTTAAATGCCAGTCTACTAATTTTTATAACATATAGAGGATTGGTAACTTTTTCTAGAGGCGGAATTATTACTGGTGTGGCAATGATTTGTTGTTTGTTGTATTTCTTATATCGAAATTCAAATGCAAAAGGCAGAAGTAAATTTGTATTAATATTCGCGATGACCGCTTTAATGGGAGTTGGAGTTTGGACTTATTCTTATTTTCAAACTTCTGGATTAATTGAGAAAAGATATGCTAATAAAGATGCATTAGGAAGAGAAAAAAAGGACCGTTTAGGAGGAAGAGAAGAAATAATGGGTGCCGAAATAAAACTATTTCTTAATGATCCAGTATTAGGTGTTGGTGTAGGATTAAGTAAATATAAACGCTTAGAACTAATGAAAGAGGAAGCAGCATCTCATAATGAGATTACAAGAATGCTTTCTGAACATGGCTTGTTTGGAATTTTAGGTTTTTTAATATTATTTGTAACTCCTTTTATTTTATATGTCAACAACCGCCAGCATTTATATTTTCTCTCGTGCTTTGTTTTTTGGCTATTAACCATAAATCATGCAGCAATGCGAACGGCGGCTCCAGCTTTTGTATATGCATTATGTTTGCTTTCTGTTAAAATTAAGATTCCAGAAAAAATAGAAAATGCTAATAGCTAA
- a CDS encoding glycosyltransferase family 4 protein, which yields MRIVQIIDSLETGGAERMAVNYANSLSGHIEFSGLIATRKEGLLRNYINENVSYLFLEKKSSFDLRAISKLKNYLKSNRIEIIHAHSSSFFIAVLIKFIMPKIKIVWHDHYGISQNLELRKNLVLKWSSYFFSGIVSVNLSLKKWAENYLKCSEVIYLPNFIQNSNTVAKPVKLKGIDGKRIICIANLRPQKNHELLIESAFHIQKKFPDWTFHLVGKDFNDSYSEELRNKVNKLKLNDTIFFYGALDNTQKLLEKSEIGVLTSLSEGLPLAVLEYGLSGLAVVATNVGEIPKIIYSENVGFLIESNNVNQLVNSIEKLIEDEYLRKEKGSCLKSFVEQHFSEKSILKDYLQWLKSLTTFAK from the coding sequence ATGAGAATTGTTCAAATTATAGATTCTTTAGAAACTGGGGGTGCAGAAAGAATGGCGGTTAATTATGCAAATTCGCTTTCAGGGCATATTGAATTTTCGGGTTTAATTGCTACTCGAAAAGAGGGTTTGCTTCGAAATTATATTAATGAAAATGTTTCTTATTTATTTCTAGAAAAAAAATCAAGTTTTGATTTAAGGGCTATTTCTAAATTAAAAAACTATTTGAAAAGTAATAGGATTGAAATAATTCATGCGCATAGTTCCTCATTTTTTATTGCTGTTTTGATCAAGTTTATAATGCCTAAAATTAAAATTGTATGGCATGATCATTATGGAATTTCGCAAAATTTAGAATTAAGAAAAAATCTAGTTCTCAAATGGAGTTCCTATTTTTTTTCAGGAATTGTCTCTGTTAATTTATCACTTAAAAAATGGGCTGAAAATTATTTAAAATGTTCAGAAGTAATTTATCTTCCTAATTTTATCCAGAACTCAAATACAGTTGCAAAACCAGTAAAATTGAAAGGTATAGATGGAAAAAGAATTATTTGCATCGCTAATTTACGTCCTCAAAAAAATCACGAATTATTAATTGAAAGCGCTTTTCATATCCAGAAAAAATTTCCAGACTGGACTTTTCATTTAGTCGGAAAAGATTTTAATGACTCTTATAGTGAAGAATTAAGAAATAAAGTAAATAAGCTGAAACTCAATGATACCATTTTCTTTTATGGAGCTTTAGATAATACTCAAAAGCTGCTTGAAAAATCTGAAATAGGAGTTTTAACGTCACTTTCTGAAGGACTTCCGTTGGCTGTTCTCGAATATGGTTTGTCAGGATTGGCGGTCGTTGCAACAAACGTGGGCGAGATTCCAAAAATAATTTATTCAGAAAATGTGGGGTTTTTAATTGAATCAAATAATGTAAATCAATTAGTAAATTCAATCGAAAAATTAATCGAAGATGAATATTTGCGAAAAGAAAAAGGAAGCTGTTTAAAATCTTTTGTAGAACAACATTTCAGCGAAAAGTCAATTTTAAAAGACTATTTACAGTGGTTAAAATCTTTGACTACTTTTGCAAAGTAA